The following nucleotide sequence is from Lacinutrix sp. Hel_I_90.
AGGCGCTTTACTATTTTTGTCTTGTCTGTTGCTTTTATAGCCACTACTTTTTGGTTGGTCTACGATGCTTCAAAAGCGTTAAACGTCTTTACTGCAGTATTAATAATCGCTTGTCCTTGTGCCATTGCCTTATCGGCGCCATTTACTTTAGGGAATGTATTGCGTCGCTTTGGAAAAACAAAATTCTATCTTAAAAGTGCCAGTGTTATTGAGCAATTAGCAGCGGTAGATACTATTATTTTTGATAAAACGGGCACCATCACTTCTAATAAAAACAGTACAGCGACTTATGAAGGTGAACGCCTTTCTAAGGATGAAGAAGACCTTTTAACAAATACGCTTAGAGCGTCAAACCATCCTTTAAGCCGATCGCTTTATGCTATTTTAGAGCGAAATAATATTTTTACACTAGACCATTTTAGAGAGCATCTAGGAAAGGGTATCGAAGGTGAAGTCAACCAAAAAAGTATCAAAATTGGTTCTGCAAATTTTGTAGGTATTACAGAAACAGCGGTTTTAAATACGTCTGTTCATGTGAGTACAAACAATAAGTACAAAGGGAAATTTACGTTTTATAATAGTTATAGAAAAGGGGTGTCTAAACTCTTTAATAAACTTAAAAAACACTATGATTTAGTTATTCTTTCTGGCGATAATGAAGGCGAATTAGAAAATTTGAAGAAGTTGTTACCGGTAAAGACAAAATTATTATTCAACCAAAAACCAGAAGACAAACTAGAGTATATAAAATACCATCAAACAGAAGGTGCAAAAATTTTAATGATAGGAGATGGATTAAATGATGCAGGCGCGTTGGCACAAAGTGATGTGGGTATTTCAGTTTCAGAAAATGTAAATGTCTTTTCGCCAGCTTGTGATGCTATTTTAGATGCATCACAATTCAGACAATTATACCAGTACATAAAAGTGTCAAAACAAGCCATTACCATTATTAAATGGAGTTTTGGTTTGTCATTCATTTATAATATTATAGGATTGTATTTCGCAGTAACCGGTCAGTTATCGCCAGTAATAGCTGCAATACTAATGCCTTTAAGTTCAATAAGTGTTGTGGTTTTCACCACGCTTGCAACCAATTTTATAGGACGAAAAATTAAGTGATAAAATAGTAAGAACATGATATATATCATGTACTAAAAAAACACAGACAACTACTTTTGAACCATAACTTCTAATAGGTATGAGTGTTATATATATATTATTAACGATAAGTATTATTATCGCCATTGTGTTCTTTTTTGCCTTTATCATGGCTGTAAAAAAAGGACAATATGATGATAGTTACACGCCTTCTGTTAGAATGCTTTTTGAAGATGAACTAGTAAAAGAGGACCCTAAAAAAGCGAAACAATCTAAAAAAGACTAATTATAATTACAATGGAAGTACAACAGTTTTATTACGATAACAAAATCGTTAAACAATTCATTTATGCTACAATGCTTTGGGGAGTTGTAGGTATGTTAGTAGGATTACTATTGGCATTTATGTTTCTTTTCCCAAATCTTACAGACGGTATTTCGTGGTTAAGTTTTGGGCGTTTAAGACCCTTACATACTAACGCCGTTATTTTTGCCTTTGTAGGAAATGCTATTTTTGCAGGGGTCTATTATTCTACACAGCGGTTACTTAAAGCGCGAATGTTTAATGATGCATTAAGCAAAATTAATTTTTGGGGATGGCAGTTAATCATCGTAGGAGCAGCGATCACTTTACCTTTAGGCTATACAAGTTCTAAAGAATATGCAGAATTAGAATGGCCGTTTGATATCGCTATTGCTGTTATTTGGGTGGTTTTTGGATGGAACCTAATTGGTACTATTCTTAAACGAAGACAGCGTCACTTGTATGTTGCGATTTGGTTCTATTTAGCAACATTCGTTACTGTAGCAGTACTTCATATTTTTAATAGTTTAGAAATGCCCGTTAGTGCATTTAAAAGTTACTCTGTTTATGCAGGGGTGCAAGATGCATTAGTACAATGGTGGTATGGTCATAATGCAGTCGCTTTCTTTTTAACCACACCGTTTTTAGGGTTGATGTATTATTTTATACCTAAAGCGGCTAATAGGCCCATTTATTCATACAGATTATCTATCGTCCACTTTTGGTCACTAATCTTTATATATATTTGGGCAGGACCACACCACTTGTTATATACAGCCCTTCCGGGATGGGCACAAAATTTAGGTGTTGCTTTTTCTATAATGCTTTTAATGCCTTCTTGGGGAGGAATGATAAATGGACTGCTGACACTTCGAGGTGCCTGGGATAAAGTAAGAGTAGATCCCGTTTTAAAATTTATGGTTGTGGCTATTACTGGTTATGGAATGGCTACGTTTGAAGGGCCAATGCTTTCATTAAAAAATGTGAATGCCATTGCGCATTATACAGATTGGATTATTGCTCACGTTCACGTTGGTGCCTTAGCATGGAATGGGTTTTTGACCTTCGGAATGATTTACTGGTTAGTCCCAAGATTGTTTAAAACCAAGCTATATTCTCTTGGTTTAGCAAACCTCCACTTTTGGATAGGAACATTAGGAATTATTATGTACGCGTTACCCATGTATGTTGCTGGTTTTACCCAAGCGAGTATGTGGAAACAATTTAATCCAGACGGAACATTGGTTTATGGGAACTTTTTAGAAACGGTTTCTGAAATTATGCCTATGTATTGGATGCGCGCTATTGGAGGAACACTATTTCTTATTGGAATGTTGATTTTATGTTATAATATTATTGTAACTATTGTAAAATCTAAGGTTACCGTTTCTGATGAGTTAGCCGAAGCACCAGCACTTCAAAATGTGTCTAAAAAACGTGTCGCTGGTGAAGGCTGGCACACTTGGTTAGAACGTAAGCCTGTTAAATTAACCATTTTCGCTACGATAGCTATTCTAATTGGTGGTGTAATACAAATTGTTCCAACCATAATGATAGACTCTAATATTCCAACCATTAGTAGCGTAAAGCCTTATACCCCTTTAGAGTTGGAGGGTCGAGATCTATATATTAGAGAAGGTTGCGTAAGCTGTCACTCGCAAATGATAAGACCGTTTAGGAGTGAGGTCGAGCGTTATGGCGAATATTCTAAAGCAGGAGAATATGTTTATGATCATCCATTTCTTTGGGGAAGTAAACGAACAGGACCAGATTTACATCGTATCGGCGGAAAGTACTCAGACAACTGGCATTTAAACCATTTGTACGACCCTCAGAGCACGTCTAGTGGTTCTATTATGCCTGCCTATCAATGGATTGTTAGAGATGCATTAGATAAGTCGCTTACCGAAACGAAAATGAAAGCCATGGTGTCACTTGGTGTTCCTTATACCGAAGAAGAAATAAAAAATGCACAGCAACATATGCTGGAGCAAGGTACTCAGATAGAAAAAAACTTATATTCAGATCCCGATTTTGCGAATACCTACGAAGCCGATAAAAAGAGTAGTGGTGCCGATTTTGTCGAAATGCGAAACCGTGAAATCGTAGCGCTTATTGCCTATTTACAGCGTTTAGGAACAGATATTAAAGTCGATGATTTACAAGAACAAGCAGCAATTCAAAACTAAGAAATCATGTTAAAATTTGTAAAAAACTATATGGATAGCATTCCAGGTATTGAAATTTATCCTTTAATCTCCTTACTTATTTTCTTCACCTTTTTTGCAGGCCTTTTTTGGTGGGTAATCACTGCTAAAAAAGAGTATATAAATAAAGTAAGCAACTTACCATTAGATAACCAAAAGGATACAGAGCTATGAAACCGACTCATAAAAATTTGAATCCTTACACTGTCATTACTGAAGGTTATAGTTGTCCGTTTAAAAATATTAAAAAAGATATCAAATGAAAAATTTTATACCCTCTTGGTTAAGAGTCCTTGTCTTATTTTTTACTGTCTTCGGACTTATTGAGTATTTCGTTGATTCCGGAAACGAACCAGCCTTTTTAAAATACCCATTAATAATGTTGTATTTATTACTGGTGTTATTATTTCTTATTGGCGTTGAAGCTATCATCGATGCACTTGAAAACATATTGTTTAAAAGTTTAACAGAAACCCAACAACAAAGTTATCTGGCAAAGCAAAATCAGCCTTCAAAAGTTGTTGTTGCGATACAAACTACTTATAAAAAATTATTAGGCTCAAAACCAATAGAAGAAGAACATGAAATTATTCTAGATCATAATTATGATGGGATAAAGGAGTTAGATAACGACTTACCGCCTTGGTGGCTATACGGGTTTTATGCCTCAATTATTTTTGCATTTGTATACATGTTCAGGTATCATGTTTTTAATGGTGATGATCAATATGCTGAATTAGAAACAGAATATGCAGAGGCTGAAATAGCTATTGAAGAGTACAAAAAAACAGCAAAAAATTTAGTCGATTTTAGAACCGTAACGGTATTGACCGATGCGTTAGACTTAAATAACGGTAAAGCGCTTTTTAACGAAAACTGTATTCCTTGTCATATGGCAGACGGAGGTGGTGGTATTGGACCAAACTTAACCGATAAGTACTGGATTCTTGGCGGCGGAATAAAAAATGTGTTTAAAACCATTTCTGAGGGAGGGCGTTCCGGAAAAGGGATGATTGCCTGGAAACAAAATTTGAAAGCAGCAGAGATGGCTCAAGTTGCCAGCTATGTGCTCACTTTAGAAGGCTCAACTCCAGCAAACCCAAAAGAAGCAGAAGGAGATATCTGGGTAAGTGAGAATGCTCCCATGGAAGCCATTCCAACAGAAAAGATAGAAGTAAAAACAGATTCAATAATAGTTATTGAAGGTAACTAGACCTTAGAAAAACAAAGACTTAATGATGGAAACCCCCGAAAACGAAGTGTTTAGAGATACTATCGGAACGATAAATGAAGAAGGCAAACGTGCTTGGGTATTTCCTAAAATACCTAGTGGTAAATTTTATAAGTATCGTAAAATAGTAAGTTATTTTCTATTACTATTTTTAGTTGCTGCACCTTTTGTGAAAATCAATGGGAATCAATTTTTACTGTTTAATATCTTAGAAAGACGTTTTAATATTTTTGGATTTCCATTTTGGCCACAAGATTTTCATTTGTTCGTTATTTCAATGCTTATTGGTGTCATATTTGTCGCGTTGTTCACCGTTGCTTTTGGGCGTATTTTTTGTGGATGGATTTGTCCACAAACTATTTTTATGGAAATGGTTTTCCGCAGAATTGAATTTTGGATTGATGGCGATAGAAACAAACAACGCAGGTTAGATAGACAGAAATGGGATGCCGAAAAAATTAGAAAACGTGTTCTAAAATGGTCTATTTTCTTAATTATTTCCTTTTTGATTGCTAATGTGTTTTTAGCCTATTTAATAGGAAGCGATACCTTAATTCGCTACGTAATAGATGGCCCTTTTAAACATGTAAGCACCCTTTTTTCACTCATTATATTTACAGCAGTCTTTTATTTTGTATTTGCATGGTTTAGAGAGCAAGTTTGCATTATAGCTTGTCCTTATGGAAGATTACAAGGGGTGCTGTTAGATAATAAATCTATCGTTGTCGCGTATGATCACAAACGAGGTGAAGCAGAAAATGGAAGAAAATCCTTTAGGAAAAATGAAGATAGGGAAGCCTTAGGTTATGGTGATTGTATTGATTGTTTTCAGTGTGTGCATGTTTGTCCTACGGGTATAGATATACGTAATGGAACACAATTAGAATGTGTAAACTGTACGGCATGTATTGATGAATGTGATCACATTATGGAGAGCGTTAATCTCCCTAAAGGGTTAATACGTTACGCTAGTGAAGCTAATATTGAAAAGAAAGAAAAATTTAAACTTACGCCTAGACTTAAAGGCTACATCGCTGTATTGATTATTCTTATGGGGGTTTTTCTGGGAATGTTAACTCTAAGAAATGACGTTGAAGCACGTGTTTTGAGATTGCCCGGTCAGTTATATGAACATAAAGATGGTGATATTATTAGTAATGTGTTTACCTACAAACTAGTGAATAAAACCAATGATGCTATTGATAATGTGAGTTTTAAACTAAGGAAGTACAAGGGTACTATAAAATTAGTCTCTACAAAAGATGACTTTATTGTACCAGAACAAGGTATTGCTGAAGGGACTTTATTTATAGAAATTGAAAAAAGCGAACTTAAAGGAGATAAAAACAAACTAATGATTGAAGTCTACAGTCATGATAGAATAATTGAAACGACTACCGTTAACTTTTTAGGACCTAGAAGTTATAAATAAATTGACTATAGTTAAGCATGTAGTTCTGGAGCCTCGAGAGGCGCTGCTTATTGTAATAAATAAGAGGCTATATAAAAAGTCTTGTGATATCAATTTGTCAGGTTGAGCCTGTCGAAACCAGTGTTGTCTGTCACTAGATTAGAATATTTAAACAGGCGCAATATAACAATGAACGCGTCGTTTTAGACAGTTTCAATAAAAAAATAAGAGTAATATGATTTCCATTGTCGTGGAAATCACAAAATAAAATAGAGTGATGAGATTTAATTGGGGAACAGGAATTGTTATTGCATTCGTATTATTTATAAGCTTTATCATGTATTTTGTTATTAACATGAATATCAATAAAAAATACGATCATGATTTGGTAGTAGAAGATTATTATGCACAAGAACTCCTTTACCAAAATGATATTAATAAAGAGGAAAATGCTAAAAATTTATCACAAAATTTAAGTTTAGAACAAACAGAAGAGGGGTTGTTAATCAAGTTCCCAGAGACTTTAGAACTAGCTGAAATTTCAGGTAAAATGTTCCTATATAGACCATCTAATAAACAATTTGACTTTGAAATTGATATTTCATTGTCAGACTACCATTTGCTCATACCTGACAAACGTTTATTAGATGGTCGTTGGAACATTAAAATTGATTGGAAACACAAAGGACAAGACTATTTATATAAAACTAAAATCAGCTATTAAATGCTATTCTCTGCGGTCATATTAGGTTTATTGGGGAGCTTCCATTGTGTTGGGATGTGTGGACCAATAGCCTTTATGTTGCCAGTAGATCGCTCAAACTCACTTAGAAAAGTCACTCAAATTGGTTTGTACCATTTTGGACGATTGCTGGCTTATAGTAGTATTGGATTCTTTTTTGGCTTAGTAGGGAAGAGTCTATATATTTTTGGATTACAACAAAAACTCTCAATTGTTATAGGTGCTTTAATGATTGTCGTGGTGCTAATGCCGCATAAAATCGTTGGCAAATACAATTTTTCCAAACCTATTTATATAATTATTTCCAAAGTAAAATCAGCTTTAGGGAGTGCGTTAAAAAAGAAAACCAATGACACCTTTTTAACCATTGGTTTTTTAAATGGCTTTTTACCTTGTGGGTTGGTTTATATGGCTGTTTTTGGAGCTATTGCTTCAGGGAACATACTTAATGGGAGTTTATATATGTTTCTATTTGGCTTGGGTACAATACCGCTAATGACTACTGCTATTTATTTAGGTAAGTTTTTAAATGCAACTATAAAGCAGCGCATTCAAAAGGCTATTCCAGTATTTGTAATCGTCATTGGGCTATTATTTATTCTTCGTGGAATGGGATTAGGAATCCCTTATATTTCTCCAGCGCCAGTTGTGGAAATGGCTTCTAGCGCTATTGATTGCCATTAAAATTTAAATAAGAATGAAATATTGGTTTAAAAAAACGCAAGAAGAGCTTAAGACTATAGTTTTTAATGCACTAAATAACAATGCAAATTATACTACTCAAAACATATTAGGCATTCCAGCGTCCCATTTAAATGAAGACGTATTTCCTCTGGATGCTGCTTTTCTTAAAGAGGCTCCATTCATGACGTCGTTGGTGAAAAATCCAAATCATATTGGTTGCCATACTTTAAATAAGTCTGAAGGTTATTTTTCAGGCACTCAAGAAATTGAAAAAGAATTAATAGCGCTCTGTGCTGTAGATATTTTAAAAGGAAAACCACTAGAACACGATGGTTATGTTGCCTCTGGTGGTACAGAAGCTAATATTCAAGCTATTTGGACTTACAGAAATTATTTTATGCAGGAGCATCAGGCAACACTAGATGAGATTTGTATTGTTTGTAGTGAAGACAGCCATTATTCTATGGATAAATCGAGTAATTTACTTTGCATTTCAAATATTAAAATTCCAAATGCAGTAGAGGATAGATCACTTTCTAAAGCAGATATTTTAGCACAAGTAACGGCTGCAAAATCTTCAGGCAAAAAATATTTTATTGTTATCGTGAATATGATGACGACGATGTTTGGAACCGTGGACGATATCGATTTATATGTTGAAAGCTTGAAGGCTGTAAACGTAGATTTTAAGATCCATGTGGATGGTGCTTTTGGCGGTTTTTATTATCCGTTTTCAAATGAAGAAAACACACTCAACTTTAGTAATAAATATGTTACTTCTTTTACCCTAGATGCTCATAAAATGGCGCAAGCACCTTATGGAACCGGTGTTTTTTTAATAAAAAAAGGGTTTATGAAGTATGTTAATACGGAGGAAGCCAGCTATGTTGTTGGGCAAGATTCCACCTTAATAGGCAGTCGCTCTGGTGCTAATGCCATTGCTGTTTGGATGATTTTAATGAAAATGGGGCCTTTTGGATGGTTTGAAAGAATTCACATCTTGAAACAGCGTACACATTGGCTATGCAAGCAATTGGACGATTTGGCTATAGCTTATTATCATTTTCCAACGTCGAATATTGTGACGATAAAAAGTGCGTTTATAAACGCTGAAATTGCTAAAAAATTCGGACTTGTGCCAGACAACCATTTAAATCCGAAATGGTTTAAAATTGTGGTCATGAGTCATGTAACTATCGAGAAATTAATGCTGTTAATTCAGGCTTTTAAGCACGGGGTTATTCCTAAAGTATAAATCTTTTTTTTTATTAGTTTTTTATTCTGGTTTATGATTTTCGTCATGGTCTTAATCAGCTCCTACAACTATCTTTACTATAGAATTTAAAACCAAAAATGATGAAGAAAAGAACACCAGTTTCAGCAATAATGACCAAAGATGTTATTACATTAAATCACTCAGATAACTTAGAAACTGCCGAAGGATTATTTAAAAAAAATAATATTCGCCATATTCCTGTAGTCTCTGGAGACGAAATTATTGGAATATTAAGTTACACAGATTTATTAAGAATAAGCTTTGCAGATGCTGTTGACGATGAGCAAGAAGATGTCGATACTGTAGTCTATAATATGTTTACTATAGAGCAGGTTATGGCAAAAAACTTAGTAAGTGTAAATTCAAATACAACGATTAAGGAAGTCGCCGAAATTTTAGCAAAAGAAGAGTTTCACGCGTTACCTGTAGTCGATAATAAAAAATTAGTTGGCATTGTAACGACTACAGATTTAATAAATTACTTGATAGAACAGTTTTAGTTTAAGACCACTACCATTAAAATTATAAAGCGTCTAAACGGTACTGTTTAGGCGCTTTTTTATGGATTCCTAATTGTTTATCGTTATGCGTTATATAGGGAGAGTATTGCGTGGCCTATTAATTATTTAAAGTGTCGTATACTGTGAATCACTAATTATAGGGCTAAAAATCCTTTTTATTAGATTTGAAGACAATTCGTAATACGGGTAGAGCTACCCAAATAATTAGCATTATAAATGAGACAATGAGTCCCAAACTAGTGCCGAAAAATTGCTTGAATACAGCGCCAGTGTAACCTAGCAATGCAGAGATGTCTAGTTTTAATAGAATGAGTGTTCGTGATAAATCTATAGGGTTAAGCATCGTACCGGCCAGAGATAATTTGTCTAGAGGATACTCTTCAAACAGGATTAAGGTCATTAAAAAGAGACCGTCGTATACAATGGCAAGAAATAGCCATAGTAGTATTGCATAGCCAAATCCTTTTATTTTATTCTCATTAGAGAGTGCGATGTTAAATGCTAATGCAGTAAATATCATGGTAAGAAATGTTCCGGTAATTAGTAATAAAGAAAAATCCCAAATCGCATTAGATTTAAACAAACCATAAAACACAAAGGGAATTCCTAATCCTAAAATCAAACTCAAGGCCAATGACAAGGCCACACCTAAATATTGGCCTAAAAAGATAGAAGAACGCTTTAGTGTTTGTGCTAAGAGGAGTTCCGTAAATTCCCTAGAATTATAATAATACATCACACCAAAAACAGTCCCGATTAAAGGCACAAGAACAATAATAACATTCATTAAGGTAATGACTGCTTTAGAGAGGTCATTGTTTAAAAATAACAATACAATACCTAGTAGTAAATAAAAAGCGAAATAGACGTAACTCCAACGACTGCGGATTAAATCGAAAAAACTATATTTTAATATTTTAAGCATGATTATCTATGAGTATTGATGCTATTGCATGTTCAAAATCGGGTTGATTTGTTTTGGTTTTGAGAGCGTTTACGGTACCTTTAAAGTAGATTTTGCCTTCTAATAGAAAGACAATCTCGTCTGAAATTTCTTCAACAAAACCCATAATATGTGACGTGATTAAAATTGTTTTCCCTTTTTCTTTTTCGGCTCTGAGTAACTCTTTTAGTCTGATTAATGCCATGGGATCTAAACCACTGGTTGGCTCGTCTAGAATAATTAAAGGACTATCAAACATAAAAGTCAATACAATATTTACTTTTTGCTTGGTACCACCAGAAAGGGTGCCCAATTTTTTGTCTAGAAACGGTTTTAATTTGAATAGTTCAATGAGGTATTCTGATTCTGAGGCACTACCGCGTAAATCTTTTATCATCTTGATAAGCTCCTTCACTTTCAAATTACTTGGAAAATTTGCTATTTGTGGTAAGTAATCAATGTGTCGTCTGTAGTTAGATTTTTTTCTAATATTTTCGCCACGCACAGTTATACAGCCTTGGTTAGGAATCACCATGCCTAGAACAGATTTTATTAGCGTTGTTTTTCCAGAGCCGTTTGGTCCAAGTACAGCAAAGATCCCACCTTTATCGATGTTTAAATCCACACCACTTAATACGTTGTTTTTACCAAATTTTTTATGTAAACCTTGTATTGTTACCATGTTATTCTTTTTGTTACTGGATGGTTATCAAATAAATTATCTGGTGTAAAAACAGGAGATACTTTTTCAGAAAAATCTATGAGATCTATAAACAGACTGCGCAGTAAAATAATAGTTTCTGGCGTGCGGTTTACGATGTAAGAGAATAATTTCACAGGTCTGTAAGGGATATCACCAATACCATCTTTATCGAGGTCATATCCAGTGTAATTACTCCAATAATTTTTATCAAATACATTATCATTCACTCTACTATTATAAGAAATGTCAAAGGAATTGTAGAGGAAGTTATTCGCTATAAAGCGATTGCTATAACACGCACCGCGCACTTTAATTGCCCAGCCATTATTAATGAAGTTGTTGTTTTTGTATACAATGCGATTTGAACCTTCGATGTTTATTCCAATAGTGTTTTCTTCAAACGTATTCCCAATAATTTCAGCATCATTTATTTCTTTTAAAAGCATACCGTAGGCGGCTGTTCCCCAGTTTTCTTGAAAGGTGTTATTAATCATTTTTATCTTTTTGGAAAACATTACTGCTACACCAGCACCATTGTTTTTAAAGGTGTTGTCTTGATAAATATCATCATTAGAAAACATAAAATGTAAACCATAGCGTACATTATTTACAGTCATATTATTCTTGATTAAGCAATCGTCTGAAAACTCTAAATAAATACCGTCCCGAACATGCGCGATATAATTATGCTCTATTTGTATATGATTACTATACCAAAGTTGAATGCCATTTCCTGAGTTATATTCGTCAATGGCATTTCCAATTATTTTGTTATGAAACACTTTACCATAGCTTGATTTTTCTATGTAAATCCCGAAGAATAATTTTTCTAGAACTACATTTTGAATCACAAAATGTTTGCTTTTTCTGACTCTTATGGCGGCATAATCTTCAGTATAACTTGTACCAACGTTTATAATAAATAAGCCGTCTATGGTAACATTATCTGCTATAATGGTAATGATTTCTCCTTTTAACTCACCATCAATCACAGGATGGTTTTTACCAATAATGGTTAGTGGTTTATCTACAATAATAGTGTGCTCTTTATAGGTGCCTTTTTTAAGAATAATGGTATCAAAATCCTTAGCTAGGCTAATGGCTTTTTTTAAACTTGAAATTTCGCAATTTTCACAAACGCTAATGGTTTGAGAAAACGCTGAATAGCCTAAAAGAACAAAAAAGAATAAAATGATATGTTTAGAAGTG
It contains:
- a CDS encoding FixH family protein; this translates as MRFNWGTGIVIAFVLFISFIMYFVINMNINKKYDHDLVVEDYYAQELLYQNDINKEENAKNLSQNLSLEQTEEGLLIKFPETLELAEISGKMFLYRPSNKQFDFEIDISLSDYHLLIPDKRLLDGRWNIKIDWKHKGQDYLYKTKISY
- a CDS encoding CBS domain-containing protein: MKKRTPVSAIMTKDVITLNHSDNLETAEGLFKKNNIRHIPVVSGDEIIGILSYTDLLRISFADAVDDEQEDVDTVVYNMFTIEQVMAKNLVSVNSNTTIKEVAEILAKEEFHALPVVDNKKLVGIVTTTDLINYLIEQF
- a CDS encoding nitrous oxide metabolic protein, whose amino-acid sequence is MLKILKYSFFDLIRSRWSYVYFAFYLLLGIVLLFLNNDLSKAVITLMNVIIVLVPLIGTVFGVMYYYNSREFTELLLAQTLKRSSIFLGQYLGVALSLALSLILGLGIPFVFYGLFKSNAIWDFSLLLITGTFLTMIFTALAFNIALSNENKIKGFGYAILLWLFLAIVYDGLFLMTLILFEEYPLDKLSLAGTMLNPIDLSRTLILLKLDISALLGYTGAVFKQFFGTSLGLIVSFIMLIIWVALPVLRIVFKSNKKDF
- a CDS encoding cbb3-type cytochrome c oxidase N-terminal domain-containing protein encodes the protein MKNFIPSWLRVLVLFFTVFGLIEYFVDSGNEPAFLKYPLIMLYLLLVLLFLIGVEAIIDALENILFKSLTETQQQSYLAKQNQPSKVVVAIQTTYKKLLGSKPIEEEHEIILDHNYDGIKELDNDLPPWWLYGFYASIIFAFVYMFRYHVFNGDDQYAELETEYAEAEIAIEEYKKTAKNLVDFRTVTVLTDALDLNNGKALFNENCIPCHMADGGGGIGPNLTDKYWILGGGIKNVFKTISEGGRSGKGMIAWKQNLKAAEMAQVASYVLTLEGSTPANPKEAEGDIWVSENAPMEAIPTEKIEVKTDSIIVIEGN
- a CDS encoding pyridoxal-dependent decarboxylase translates to MKYWFKKTQEELKTIVFNALNNNANYTTQNILGIPASHLNEDVFPLDAAFLKEAPFMTSLVKNPNHIGCHTLNKSEGYFSGTQEIEKELIALCAVDILKGKPLEHDGYVASGGTEANIQAIWTYRNYFMQEHQATLDEICIVCSEDSHYSMDKSSNLLCISNIKIPNAVEDRSLSKADILAQVTAAKSSGKKYFIVIVNMMTTMFGTVDDIDLYVESLKAVNVDFKIHVDGAFGGFYYPFSNEENTLNFSNKYVTSFTLDAHKMAQAPYGTGVFLIKKGFMKYVNTEEASYVVGQDSTLIGSRSGANAIAVWMILMKMGPFGWFERIHILKQRTHWLCKQLDDLAIAYYHFPTSNIVTIKSAFINAEIAKKFGLVPDNHLNPKWFKIVVMSHVTIEKLMLLIQAFKHGVIPKV
- the ccoN gene encoding cytochrome-c oxidase, cbb3-type subunit I, translating into MEVQQFYYDNKIVKQFIYATMLWGVVGMLVGLLLAFMFLFPNLTDGISWLSFGRLRPLHTNAVIFAFVGNAIFAGVYYSTQRLLKARMFNDALSKINFWGWQLIIVGAAITLPLGYTSSKEYAELEWPFDIAIAVIWVVFGWNLIGTILKRRQRHLYVAIWFYLATFVTVAVLHIFNSLEMPVSAFKSYSVYAGVQDALVQWWYGHNAVAFFLTTPFLGLMYYFIPKAANRPIYSYRLSIVHFWSLIFIYIWAGPHHLLYTALPGWAQNLGVAFSIMLLMPSWGGMINGLLTLRGAWDKVRVDPVLKFMVVAITGYGMATFEGPMLSLKNVNAIAHYTDWIIAHVHVGALAWNGFLTFGMIYWLVPRLFKTKLYSLGLANLHFWIGTLGIIMYALPMYVAGFTQASMWKQFNPDGTLVYGNFLETVSEIMPMYWMRAIGGTLFLIGMLILCYNIIVTIVKSKVTVSDELAEAPALQNVSKKRVAGEGWHTWLERKPVKLTIFATIAILIGGVIQIVPTIMIDSNIPTISSVKPYTPLELEGRDLYIREGCVSCHSQMIRPFRSEVERYGEYSKAGEYVYDHPFLWGSKRTGPDLHRIGGKYSDNWHLNHLYDPQSTSSGSIMPAYQWIVRDALDKSLTETKMKAMVSLGVPYTEEEIKNAQQHMLEQGTQIEKNLYSDPDFANTYEADKKSSGADFVEMRNREIVALIAYLQRLGTDIKVDDLQEQAAIQN
- the ccoG gene encoding cytochrome c oxidase accessory protein CcoG: METPENEVFRDTIGTINEEGKRAWVFPKIPSGKFYKYRKIVSYFLLLFLVAAPFVKINGNQFLLFNILERRFNIFGFPFWPQDFHLFVISMLIGVIFVALFTVAFGRIFCGWICPQTIFMEMVFRRIEFWIDGDRNKQRRLDRQKWDAEKIRKRVLKWSIFLIISFLIANVFLAYLIGSDTLIRYVIDGPFKHVSTLFSLIIFTAVFYFVFAWFREQVCIIACPYGRLQGVLLDNKSIVVAYDHKRGEAENGRKSFRKNEDREALGYGDCIDCFQCVHVCPTGIDIRNGTQLECVNCTACIDECDHIMESVNLPKGLIRYASEANIEKKEKFKLTPRLKGYIAVLIILMGVFLGMLTLRNDVEARVLRLPGQLYEHKDGDIISNVFTYKLVNKTNDAIDNVSFKLRKYKGTIKLVSTKDDFIVPEQGIAEGTLFIEIEKSELKGDKNKLMIEVYSHDRIIETTTVNFLGPRSYK
- the ccoS gene encoding cbb3-type cytochrome oxidase assembly protein CcoS — its product is MSVIYILLTISIIIAIVFFFAFIMAVKKGQYDDSYTPSVRMLFEDELVKEDPKKAKQSKKD
- a CDS encoding sulfite exporter TauE/SafE family protein, producing the protein MLFSAVILGLLGSFHCVGMCGPIAFMLPVDRSNSLRKVTQIGLYHFGRLLAYSSIGFFFGLVGKSLYIFGLQQKLSIVIGALMIVVVLMPHKIVGKYNFSKPIYIIISKVKSALGSALKKKTNDTFLTIGFLNGFLPCGLVYMAVFGAIASGNILNGSLYMFLFGLGTIPLMTTAIYLGKFLNATIKQRIQKAIPVFVIVIGLLFILRGMGLGIPYISPAPVVEMASSAIDCH
- a CDS encoding cytochrome c oxidase subunit IV, producing the protein MLKFVKNYMDSIPGIEIYPLISLLIFFTFFAGLFWWVITAKKEYINKVSNLPLDNQKDTEL